A stretch of Arachis hypogaea cultivar Tifrunner chromosome 15, arahy.Tifrunner.gnm2.J5K5, whole genome shotgun sequence DNA encodes these proteins:
- the LOC112748056 gene encoding uncharacterized protein encodes MAAEIGLLSMSQIQKLSQSQQQQQQQKHKTKSSNNNHRHHHPPPPPSNPNSSITTTTWMWNPREQHQEDDDSWEVRAFAEDTRNIMGTTWPPRSYTCTFCRREFRSAQALGGHMNVHRRDRARLHHHQPPLPPPPPPPPPPPSHHHHHLHQYPSPAAFINVPHRHHQDLVSNATGLCVFYHLPPSPNRTTPFATPSPSPSTLLSMTSSSSSSYYPQNNLMTMMQPLCSPSLDLPSGINGVSSSSPTYSTKVIEEALVNDNNNGHHHHHLEELDLELRLGQKRPPTRPS; translated from the coding sequence ATGGCTGCAGAGATTGGGCTTCTCTCAATGAGCCAGATCCAAAAATTGTCACaatcccaacaacaacaacaacaacaaaaacacaaaacgaaaagcagcaacaacaaccaccgccaccaccacccTCCTCCACCTCCTTCAAACCCTAACTcatccatcaccaccaccacttgGATGTGGAACCCTAGGGAACAGCACCAAGAAGATGACGACTCTTGGGAGGTCAGAGCCTTTGCAGAGGACACTAGGAACATCATGGGAACCACGTGGCCACCGAGGTCCTACACCTGCACCTTCTGCAGGAGGGAGTTCCGCTCCGCCCAAGCCCTCGGCGGCCACATGAACGTCCACCGCCGAGATCGCGCTCgcctccaccaccaccaacctcctcttcctcctcctccacctCCTCCACCGCCTCctccttctcatcatcatcatcatcttcatcaataTCCATCACCAGCAGCATTCATAAATGTCCCTCATCGTCATCATCAGGATCTGGTTTCAAATGCTACAGGGTTGTGCGTCTTCTATCATTTGCCACCAAGCCCTAATCGTACCACTCCCTTCGCTACTCCATCTCCGTCTCCATCCACTCTTCTCTCCATGACGTCATCTTCATCGTCATCTTATTACCCACAAAACAACTTGATGACGATGATGCAACCACTTTGCTCTCCCTCCCTTGACTTGCCATCCGGGATCAACggcgtttcttcttcttctccaacttaCTCCACCAAAGTGATTGAAGAAGCCCTCGTTAACGACAATAATAAcggccatcaccaccaccaccttgaAGAGCTTGATCTAGAGCTGCGCTTGGGGCAAAAGCGACCACCAACTCGACCAAGCTAA